The genomic region TAGCCACGGAATAGCTTCATAATGTGCAGTAACATAGGAGATTTTGTCATCTTTCCATGCATTTAGGGTGTAGTATAGCATTAAATTTCTTTTGACCTTAGAGTTGAGCAGCAGTCTTCTTTGAATTTTTCCTACTTCCCAACTTGATCTGTTTACCTTTCTACATAGATTTACTTTATAGTTTGTCTTCAGGGAGTTTTTGGTGGATCTAATGGCTGATCCTGGAACACTCATACCAACTGACACCCAAATTTCAAAGGATGCTACCTTTAAGCCATACAATCCAAACTTGAACAAACTTCCTACTTTCCATTCTTATATCGACACAGATATCGCTTACCCAGGACCAAAACCATTCCATGGAGAGGGAAGCAGCCAAAACTCGGCAGTTGAAAGTAGTTCAGGTCTGGAGAGAAGACCAAGCTCAGATAAGGGAGAATCATTTCCAACATTTTCGGGTGCAAGTAGTGAGAGTGGAGTTGGTTCTTCAGGAATACTGAATAAAGCAACTCAGTTAGATCAGCTTTCCTCATCAGCCTCCAAAAAATCACGGTACAACAGAGGGAATCGTGGGGCTCATGCAATTGATGGTGGTGTGAGGATGAATGTAAATATAGTTCCATGTACTCAAAACAACTCTGAGGACCCAAAGAACCTTTTTGCTGATCTTAACCCATTCCAAATAAAAGGACCTGGGAAAGCTTCTATGTATAACAAACCTGCGGAGAATAAAGTTGAAGAGCTTCAGAGACAAAATAATAATCTTGCTTCTGGTCGACCTCCTGCATCTTTGATGTGGAAAAATAAATATGCTTTCAATGAAGTCCCTAAAAGAAAGGAGTATGATGGTATCCTCCCAAAAATTAATCGTGAGCCTAATGGTTACAATCCGTCATCTTCAGCTTCGACCAGCTCTACCGTATCTGAACAGGTCAAACCTGGTGGTTTCAATTCAACTGCTCATTCAAATATGTTTGACAGAGATGGTGATGCCAAAAATTTTAAAGGCGAACAACCCAGGGCTCCGAACTATTTACAGAACAATGAAACTGGTTTCAATGATCCTAGAAAGTTCACACATGACAGATTTATGGAATCCAATTTGAAACTGAAGGATCCAGAAAGTTGTAACTCATCATTTGATTCCATTTCAAGCAGGGTTGAATATCATTCTAGCACTAGCTCATCATTTGAGGATGTTGACGTAGGTGAATGTGAAATTCCGTGGGAAGACCTGGTTATTGGAGAAAGGATTGGACTAGGTAATGTTCCATACCTTGTCAAAGTTGTCTTATATTGTCTGGAAAATTTTCAGTGCTCATTCTTTGCGAAgcaaaaaacttatttttcttgGGGAGCTGTCTAATTCTTCTTCTCGTTCTTGATTAGGTTCATATGGTGAGGTATACCATGCTGATTGGCATGGCACGGTGAGTTTATATGAACACTGTATACTTTTCCATACGTCGTATGGCAACTATTGttatattttatttggttttttatatTTACCTGTTTCCAAGGATCCCTTTGCCAAGTATTCTCATTCTTTCCTATCTCAGACCCGTTGATGTTGAAGTGATATGTTTTTTCCCTTGTATTATTCTCCTGGTGCATTTCAATTTTccagtttcttttcttttaacttttttttctgATTCGCCTCGGTGACTCGCATTGCTAAATTGTTTATAGTGATTATGCCCCAGTCactgacaaaatcacatatataaATTAGTACCATAAAATGTATGGTGGCTTTTGAAGCATTGATGAAATCACATAGTTTTTATGCTTATCAATTATCATTGTCAAATGATGTACAactatgagagatttttcagtgtgaccagAACACGGGGTGGTAATGAGCCACAACTGCTTTTCTGTTTACTGGAAAGCAGGTTTAGGAAGTGTATGGTTGGGGTACATGATTAAATCCATATGTTCAAGACTTTATTTTTGGTCTTCTTTAAAGTTAGCTAAGATTTGTAGTTTGTGTTAATTGTTTCTTTATTATTCATTACTTCATGgtggatttttattttgtcaccATTGCTTGGGACTATGCATCTTAGTTCATTGCCAGAGGCTTCaaactgttttttatttaattcaacGGGAATTAAAATCAACTGGTGACCTAAATTTTGGCTGGCGAACTGTTGTTGAGTTACAGGAAGTTGCTGTGAAGAAGTTCTTAGACCAGGATTTCTCGGGTGCTGCTTTGGCTGAGTTCAAAAGAGAAGTAAACTTCTCGTCTCTTATATGCATACAATGCTGCACTTTTTAGCTTCCAAGActtggaggaatggaagaaaaataaatagagTTGCAACCtcaataattattttgttttttttttttttaataaggaaAATAGACTTGTAACCTCTCAGCTGCTGCTTTTAAATACATATTGTTGACAATGATAGAACGTTTCAACCTGAACTCCATACTAAAATAGTAGACATATGATGTGCCAAGCCTTTGTACTTCTCCAAGTTTGACAGTCACATGTACATAGTGATGGATCACTATTCACATGCCTGGCTGTGTGTCTGTTAAAATCGCATTTCCAAAACCACTGAACTGTTTCTTTGATATTTGTTTGTAAGGTACGAATAATGCGTAGATTGCGTCATCCAAACGTTGTGCTTTTCATGGGGGCTGTTACACGTCCTCCAAACCTCTCTATCATTTCTGAGTTTCTTCCGAGGTATAATTCTGCACCTTGGTCAATATCAAAGGATATTTGATGTTAATATTTGATGTTCATTATATTTGTCATCTTTGCGCTGTAACTGGTCCACTTGTGCTTTATTTTCCCAGGGGAAGTCTATATCGGATTATTCATCGTCCTCATTGTCAAATTGACGAGAAACGTAGAATAAAGATGGCTCTGGATGTGGTATGACTTTCTTTTGAACATGATACATCCATATCCACTTTCTTTTTGAACATGATACTGTATGATATAGTCTTACCTGTCTTTCTTTTGAACATGATACATCCATATCCAGTTTCTCAGATCTCTGTGTATTTTGCAGGCAAGGGGTATGAATTGCTTGCATGCTAGTACACCGACTATTGTTCACCGGGATTTGAAGTCTCCGAATCTGCTGGTTGATAAGAACTGGAATGTGAAGGTATCACGTCTTTTAACTGTTGGTTCTCTTGTTTCTTGTAGATAATGAGATTCTATTGCCAGTTAATTAGTTAGTTATGGTATAATTTTTACTAAACTAGACTTCAATTGTGCAGGTGTGCGATTTTGGTTTGTCACGCTTGAAACACAACACTTTCTTGTCGTCCAAATCAACTGCTGGAACGGTGAGAATCTTGTATTATTGttgatattttgttttgaacttagttTCTGGAGGCAATGAGATAAAGTATGACAGCAATTCTTAAATCTAATTTTGACACTCTTTTTCTTATTTGTCCTATTTCATCGATGTGCTAGCCTGAGTGGATGGCACCTGAAGTTCTCCGCAATGAAAACTCAAATGAAAAGTGAGTAGTAATTCTTGCTAACATATTTCTGGTTCTTTTCTTACAGCTTTGGTTTATATATATCTTGATTatcgaaaaagaaaataatgtgcATCTTTTGTTAAATACATAGGTGTGACGTATATAGCTTTGGAGTCATTTTGTGGGAGCTTGCAACTCTAAAACTGCCGTGGAGTGGGATGAACCCAATGCAAGTCGTCGGTGCTGTGGGTTTCCAGAACCGTCGCCTTGAGATCCCCAAGGAACTTGATCCCCTTGTTGCAAGGATAATTTGGGAATGTTGGCAGACGTAAGTTGCACAAAATTTTGAATGCCTTGCATATTTCATTGAATATCATTATTTTACTTGTTGAATTCGGTTTAACTGATGGTTCCTTTTTGTCTGATTAGCGATCCGAACTTGCGCCCCTCGTTCTCACAGCTCACGGTAGCCCTCAAGCCCTTGCAGCGACTTGTCATTCCGTCGAATCTGGACGACCCGAGCTCACATCTGCGGCAAGAAATCTCAGTAAATTCTACGCCTTTAAACGCCTCATTCTCTCAACTGTGAATACAGAGACGTTTCACTTCTTTATTTTCGAGATAGATTAGGATACGAAGTTGCGAACTCTCAAACgataaattgaaaagaaaagagtgAGAATGTAGGAAGAAGAAATTGTACAACAGTAAGTATTGCATTGCAGTAGGGGGTCCTTTTTGTACAGTGTTCATAGTAGTTAGtcctcaaagaaaaagaaaaactggATGTGTAATTTGTGTGTTCATACCTCCGCAGCTCCTCTAAGAAAAAGCAGAAAATTGTGGTTGCcaagaatttaaattaaaacgaaAGTTGTTTTCTAATCTCTCTTTTTTATCTCCATCTAacttatttctctctctctctctctctcgtcacGTGAATACATAAGAATTTGCCATACAATACATATGAAGAGACGGATCCGGTTATACTCGAGAATTTGCCCGAAGAAAGTTGCTTAGTCCTAGCCTTTCACAGTGGTTCATGTAAGCGTGATATCTAGATATTAGAATCAGAGATCTTGAGTTTGAGTTCTATAACATTACTACTACGTGTGAGTTCAATACATTGGTACCTCCACTCATGAGTTTGATATATTGAACTCATGAGTTCAATAAATTGGtatttcactcaaattttcCGGCCCATTGTAGACGGTTGATTCATATATAAGTTTAATGTATTGATATCACTCACTTTTTCCGCTCTACTATGGAAGACCTAGTACGGATTTAGATTGGGTTTATCATTTTGTTCTAGGTCTAGCTTCAATGACCCAACCACTTGGGAGAGAGGCACTTCCATGCAGTTGGGATGCCATACCGATGTTATCTTCTCAAGCCAGTAAGCACTGGTGTAACTTATGACTTTTCTTTATTgtcgtatcaattaattttataacacAAAAGTGCGTGATTAACATACGACACAACTAGTCGCTAGCTTACATTTCGCACAACATGCATACAAATTATTTTTCAAGGTTTGTAAAACATGCATGAAAACATCCTTGATGAAAGTCAAGGCTTTGTCTTTGGTTGTCAACGTCTTCCATCGGAGGCATCGCGTCACTTGAGATCATCGTCGGTGTATGACACGAGATCATCGGCATCGGATAGCCTGAATGGCCGGAGATAGTCTTGTTTAAGATCATTTTTGCTACAAAGTCTTACTgtcttaataaaataataacttatTATCTTATCTTAATTAAACAGCATTAGCTAGTGAAATCCAAAGTTAAGAGAGATtgcaaatcaaaattaaaatatctTGTGATAAAGGGacattgaaaaataattaatcaTCCATTCATTACTTTGACCAAGACAGAAttactttaaattttaaaattacgcTTGAGATGAtaattctttttcttgtttgataTAAGGGATGTtttatgttaaactaatctaaattaTTAGGACAAAAGAGAAACACATACATGAAAGAGTAGCCAAGCAAGgcttaattaactaattaacagGTGATTAAAATACACCAGCACTTATAGGCACTGGATACACTTCGGACAAAGTCTGTTATTGCagtacaatctgttcttttctTAGTACTAGCCGCTCTGCACACGCTTACACGCATGCGACAGaggtctttttttattttcaaggatAATAAGAACTTGCCACGGCATTGTCAGTAAAAAAAGGCTCGCTTTTTAAGAATCAATGCAGGTGATCCAGAAATCCGAGGCAGTTTTTTGAGTTGCTTGCTCACAAGGTCTAGGGAAACAAATTCATGCTTTGATATTGTGATCTCCCAGTCCGGCGTAACGCCAATAGCGCGGATAATCCTAGGGCCTGTGCTACCAAATTTTAGAGGTTTTCGAGAAATCCATCAGTGGGGCTGAGGCTACAGCCATTAGGTCATTTCTAACCGGATGAGGGTTAAAGGGTTCCCTTTAACTTTATAGTTATGTAAGAAATTATATTTAATGAATAGTGTCATGTCATActttataccatctccaaccaagggggCCAAATgaccataggccaaacataaccctttgacaaaaaaaccatctctaaccgagCAGGTCAAGGGGCCATatgccaaacataatttattattgtaattgaattaatatggttaattaaattaaactaccatattaaataaggtttttgaacatattttgagtgccatTTGTCGCCAAATGAATAAACCTCCGGatttcttatatttatataatctcaataagTCATGCAAAGAGTTTCATCTTCCTTTCGGGTCCAAGCCCTTCATTTCATTGCAGATGTggtcatttaaaaattattgaaaaaattaaagaaaagattattggaagaggtaagagaataaaatatgaagaattgaaataaaataaggtaagatagtatggaatagtgaaaagtatgtgagaaatgatgtaggaatggcttagaccatctccaatggttggactaaaaatcaaattttttagcccgaaaaatttagcttttagcccaaaaacagcttttctactccaaccattttaccctaaaattttagcccgggattattaaagaatgaatttaggcttttttttttgttaaattaaattaaaaaaaaatatgtagactattataaattaattttatgaacattttaatctaaaaaaatttaaattccgataaacaTTGGGTAGAGTCCAtcccgatttctgggctaaatgtCGGGGGGAATTTgacattggtttagcatttagcatttagctcaaaattttcccttgggttggagtgcgtttggggggaaattttggggggtaatttggcttttagcccaccattggagttggtcttaggtatttataggaaaaaaaattagaatttttttttttaaattcgtcaaaaaaaaaaaaaaaaaatcaaattccaaCGGTAATCTGACGGCAACTAGCCATTGCTAGCTGACTTCATGCTAACACCAGTTAGCCATTGACATTCAAATGAGTTGAGCTTGAGGGTTGacaaaatgtcaagcttgacatttgaCATTCTGGATCTAAAGGGTTGACAAAATGTCAAACTTGACATTCTAGCGCTGGAGGGCTGGCTGGAAATGTCTAGCTCGCTAGCctgatttgggggttttgacCTAGCCACAAGCCCTTTGGTCTAGTCCTAGGTTGAAAACGGTTTTTGTACCATTTCAAGCTATTTTTAGCCCAATGACCATTTAGCTGGGtaggttggagatgaccttagtttccaaaatcaaaacaagtgCTAAAACAACAAACTGAAGGATTGGTAGGGGAGAATACCATCGTGAAACGGGCTGTGGCTATCCAGAATCGAAGTCTGAAAGAATTTGAAGAGCGGAATCAAGAACTCCAGCAACTGAAGCAGTTGGTGTCTCAACATCAAATTAAttagagttttaataaaaaatttaatatttttctatagaAGTACTTGCTTCCTACAGAATCAGTAATATGGTCATTATGTCATGGGAATTAAGTTAACCTAGCCACTACCGTCATGCCACCCAAATACGAAAGAGAGATTGTAAAATTGCAGATTCATGCATTTCCTAATCAAACTTCTTCAACCTCGCCAATTTCATTACAATTTACTGTATGAACGAAACATtaagaacaaaataagaaaaaattcagaaataaacTGCAAGTTTAAAACAATTTAGAGACGCCAATAACACCATGTTACGTAAGAAAATTGCAAATTATTTGGTTAGTAAAGAAGTCTATGACCTCTTGGAGAAGATCAACTTGTTATCCCTAATGTACTTTTATCCATTCAGCAACGCCCCTTCCACTCGGCATCACTAAGGCCGACTTTCGTCCCCACTCGACGGGTGGGTAATTAATTCATTACTTTAGAGATCATTACTCAAATCACTTGACAAAAAACTATATACAACCATGTACTTTATATCTCCCTTAAGATAGAGATACTTTCTCAGCACACCCTCCCGCTGAAACCCTACTTTGTCCAAAACTCTCTGAGAGGCCTTATTCTCCACAGCTACAAAAGACTGCTACCTAACTAAATCAGGGTAGTCCTTGAAAACTTGAGAGAGTGCAATCTTAACTGCCTTTGTTGTTATCCCTTGGCCCCAATACCTTGCAGCTAAAGCATACCCCATATCTGCCTTATGCCGATCATCACCTGATCCCCGGAACATGGTCACGAAACCAATCGAACGGTCATCGATGCATATCGACCGCCGCCATGGGTGGGGAATGCAAACGTTCtttatgaaattcaaagcctcgTCTTTGGTTGTCAAAGTCTTGAATCCGCGGAGGACTCGAGTCACTTGATCATCACCTCCGAAGGACAATATGTCGTCGGCATCGGATAGCCTGAACGGACGGAGAGTGATTCTGGACAGATCGGTCTGCATAACAAGTTACAGAGGTGATAGAAATGAGAAAACACTAGATATTACGAGCAACAATATTTAAAATTGTATGACAAAGTTAAATAACAAACAACTATGCTATGATGTCAATGATGATGTATTGGATTgaatttatacgtacaaaattacaaatattaTTAAAGATCATGAAAGACTTTGAAATTGGGTTTGTAGAATATAGTGGCCTTACCAAATATTTTAACCAAAGTTGCTACAAAGTCTTAATATCCTAATAAATGAATTTATCAGCTATTCTTGTTTGATGAAAACCAACTAGGATTGATAGCAGTTTCGGGCATAATTTAACAGCACTTTGACGTAACATTCAACTTTATGAGGAATCGCAATTCAGAGTCAGAAGTTCGGAGCCAGCTGAGATTCGGACCATTCAAGGGAGATAAAGAGATTTGTGTCAGGTGAACTAGTGAGATGGGTTAATGGTGTCCGTAGAATTTAGAGTGAGTGGTCCGGATCTCTGATCCGCCAGCTTCCGACACAGAGCACTAGTTTAATCACTAGTTGAATTTTGGTGAATGGGAATTATTTACTTTATTACTACCAGGCAATATAATAGCTAGTTGTTTATCATTTGGTGTTTGTGGCAAAATCTTGcaataaattattcaattttattaatttgagtttATTTGGTTCTTATCAAGCGAGAACAAACTCTAATGCTAAAATGCGTTGTATTTGGTCTGAGAAATCAAAGCAAGGAAGAGAGTTTTGGCATTTGGTCGGAGACATCAAACAGTCCCATATCGAGCAACACAGCGGTGGAGAGACGAGACCGACGTATAAAAGAGGAACGAGAGGCACCTTGTAACTTACTTACCTGGACGTGGTCGATGGGCGATCATTAAGGCTCATGGCCTGGGCTGGTGATCTCCATTGCACTTAGGAGGGTTTGCCGCTTATGGTCTCCTCAACGTAGGAGAGCCAACGTCGTAATTTGTTGCTTTGGGGGCCTGCGTTCGCGCGGCCCCTTCATCAATTCAGTTAAGAAAATATTATCTGTCTTGGTTTATATCGGTAAGGTATCTCTTAATCCTCCTTAATTAGTTTTACTTTTTAGGCGGTACGGTTCAAAAATCCAATACTATGTTAGGGCTATCTTGTAGGGTTGGAGGCGTTGAGCGGCCTCTCAAATCCAATGCAGTCATTATTATTGTGAAAACGTAAAATATCCCAATCAATGGGAACACGTTATCAAATATGATTACTCTATTGCCTTAGATGAAATACTTAGTTAAACATTCACGAGTTAATGGGCCACATTCTCTACGAAGGTCGTAAAAGCCTAGAATTAATAGGGCCCTCGGGCTCAATTCATTGCAAACGGTCCAAGTCAATGGTCACAAGACCTGTACAAATTACATGTATAGTAATGGGCTTGCCTATCAAACTCTGAGCACATCAAGATTCTTCGAAGCACAATCCATGAATCTTAAAGGAATATTCCTCCGCTAGTATGCAGACTAGGTAACACTCTGCTAACAAGTTCAACGAAtccaaacactaattttaactCCTTAGTTCTTTATAAATAGCCCGTTGTAGGTAACCTATAACCTGATTGGTCCAACAAGCCCAAAAAGCAGTTGGTGTCTCAACATCAAGTTAATTAgagttttaataattttttttttaatatttttctatagaAGTACTTCTAACAAAAGTGCCTACTAAAGAATCAGTATTATGGTCATTATGTCATGGGAATTAAGTTAACCTAGCCACTACTGTCATGCCACCCAAATACGAAAGAGAGATTGTAAAATTGCAGATTCATGCATTTCCTAATCAAACTTCTTCAACCTCGCTCAATTTCATTACAATTTACTGTATGAACGAAACATtaagaacaaaataagaaaaaattcgGAAATATACTGCAAGTTTAAAACGAATTAGAGACGCCAATAACATCATGTTACGTAAGAAAATTGCAAATTATTTGGTTAGTAAAGAAGTCTATGAACTCTTGAAGAAGATCAACTTGTTATCCCTAATGTACTTTTATCCATTCAGCAACGTCCCTTCCACTCGGCATCACTAAGGCTGACTTTCGTCCCCACTTGACGGGTGGGTAATTAGTTCATTACTTGAGAGATCATTACTCAAATCACTTGACAAAAAACTATAAACAACCATGTCCTTTATATCTCCCTTAAGATAGAGATACTTTCTCAGCACACCCTCCCGCTGAAACCCTACTTTCTCCAAAACTCTCTGAGAGGCCTTATTCTCCACAGCTACAAAAGACTGCAACCTAACCAAATCAGGGTAGTCCTTGAAAACTTGAGAGAGTGCAATCTTAACTGCCTTTGTTGTTATCCCTAGGCCCCAATACCTTGCAGCTAAGGCATACCCCATATCTGCCTTATGCCGATCATCACCTGATCCCGGAAACATGGTCACGAAACCAATCGAAAGGTCATCGATGCATATCGACCGCCGCCATGGGTGGGGAATGCAAACGTTCttgatgaaattcaaagcctctTCTTTGGTTGTCAACGTCTTGAATCCGCGGAGGACTCGAGTCACTTGATCATCACCTCCGAATGACAAGACATCGTCGGTGTCGGATAGCCTGAACGGACGGAGAGCGATTCTGGACAGATCAGTCTGCATAACAAGTTAGAGAGGTGATAGAAATGAGAAAACACTAGATATTATGAGcaacaatatttaaaaatttatgaCAAAGTTAAATAACAAACAACTATGCTATGATGTCAATGATGATGTATTGGATTgaatttatacgtacaaaattacaaatattaTTAAAGATCATGAAAGACTTTGAAATTGGGTTTGTAGAATATAGTGGCCTTACCAAATTTTTTAACCAAAGTTGCTACAAAGTCTTAATCTCCTAATAAATGAATTTATCAGCTATTCTTGTTTGATGAAAACCAACTAGGATTGATAGCAATTTCGGGCATAATTTAACAGCACTTTGACGTGACATTCAATTTTATGGGGAATCAAGATTCAGAGTCAGACTTCTTGAGCTAGTGGATAGAAATTCGGACCATTCAAGGAAGATAAAGAGATCTAAACTGTTGATTTGTGTCAGGTGGACCAATGAGATGGGTTAATGGTGTCCGTAGAATTTAAAGTGAGTGATCCGGATCTCTGGTCCGCCGGCTCCCAACACAGAGCACTAATTTAATTACTAGTTGAATTTTGGTGAATGGAATTATTTACTTTATTACTACCGGGCAATATAATAGCTAGTTGTTTATCATATGGTGTTAGTGGCAAAATCTTCcaataaattattcaattttattaatttgaatttatttggTTCTTATCAAGTGAGAACAAACTCTAATGCTAAAATGCGTTGTATTTGGTCTGAGAAATCAAAGCAAGGAAGAGTTTTGGCATTCGGTCTGAGACATCAAACAGTCCCACATCGAGCAACGCAGGGGTGTAGAGACGAGACCGACGTATAAAACAGGAACGCGAGGGACGTGGCAACGTACTTACCTGGACGGGGTTGATGGGCGATCATAATGGCTCATGACCTAGGCTGATGACCTCCATTGCACTTAGGAGGGGTGGCTGCTTATGGTCTCCTCAACGTAGGAGAGCCAACGTCATAATTTGTTGCTTTGGGGGCCTGCGTTCGCGCGGCCCCTTCATCTATTCAGTCTGGAAAATATTCATCTTCCTTGGTTTCTATTAGTTTTGGTATGTTATGGTTTCCATCAATATTCTGTGTCGCGTGTAGAGAAATGACTATTGTATGTAGTTAAACTTAGGGTCACATTCTCTTCAAGGGCCCTCAAAGCTTAGGGTCAATAGGCTCGGGCTCAATTCACTGCAAACGGTCTACAAAGGCCCTCAAAGCCTAGAATCAATAGGCTCGGGCTCAATTCACTGCAAACGGTCTACAAAGGCCCTCAAAGCTAGGCCCTCAAAGCCTAGAATCAATAGGCCCTCGGGCTCAATTCATTGCAAATGGTCCAAGTCAATGGCCATGCGACCTGCACAAATTACCTGGATAGTAATGGCCTATCAAACTCTTAGCACAACAAGATTCTCGGAAGCAAAATCCATGAATCTTATAGAATATTCCTTCGTTGGTCTGCAGACTAGATAACACTGCTAATAAGTTCAACGGGCTCGGTCTACAAATGCCCTCAAAGCCTAGAATCAATAGGCCCTCGGGCTCAATTCATTGCAAACGGTCCAAGTCAATGGCCATGCGACCTGCACAAATTACCTGGATAGTAATGGCCTATCAAACTCTTATCACAACAAGATTCTCGAAAGCACAATCCATGAATCTTATAGAATATTCCTTCGTTGGTCTGCAGACTAGATAACACTGCTAATAAGTTCAACGAACCCAAACGCTAATGTTAACTCCTTAGTTCTCTATAAATAGGCTGTAGTAGGTAACCTACAACTTGATTGGTCCAACAAGCCCAGAAAGCTGGTGTTCGACCGCCAGCTTCTTCCCCCACCTCCACGGCTCCACCTGCATGCAGGAGTACTGCTGGAGTTCTTCAAACACCTCTG from Pyrus communis chromosome 9, drPyrComm1.1, whole genome shotgun sequence harbors:
- the LOC137745249 gene encoding serine/threonine-protein kinase EDR1-like, which codes for MKHIFKKLHIGSNHDPTRSNEAAAAVSSSSSAIASPSCASDHRAASGQTSGNAPASPSPTPAGTVAAGGGGTVETTTVNRPDYMMSEEEYQVQLALAISASNSDFRDDPEKDQIRAATLLSLGGNPIDSSRDKVEPAAETLSRQYWEYNVLDYEEKVVDGFYDVYGLSTDSAIQGKMPSLTNLETNLGSSGFEVSLVNRTVDPVLEELVQIAQCIALDCPVTNVGVLVQRLAELVSERMGGPVKDANVVLARWMERSTELRTSLQTSVLPIGSITIGLSRHRALLFKVLADNIKMPCRLLKGVHYTGAEDGAVNVIKLEDDREFLVDLMADPGTLIPTDTQISKDATFKPYNPNLNKLPTFHSYIDTDIAYPGPKPFHGEGSSQNSAVESSSGLERRPSSDKGESFPTFSGASSESGVGSSGILNKATQLDQLSSSASKKSRYNRGNRGAHAIDGGVRMNVNIVPCTQNNSEDPKNLFADLNPFQIKGPGKASMYNKPAENKVEELQRQNNNLASGRPPASLMWKNKYAFNEVPKRKEYDGILPKINREPNGYNPSSSASTSSTVSEQVKPGGFNSTAHSNMFDRDGDAKNFKGEQPRAPNYLQNNETGFNDPRKFTHDRFMESNLKLKDPESCNSSFDSISSRVEYHSSTSSSFEDVDVGECEIPWEDLVIGERIGLGSYGEVYHADWHGTEVAVKKFLDQDFSGAALAEFKREVRIMRRLRHPNVVLFMGAVTRPPNLSIISEFLPRGSLYRIIHRPHCQIDEKRRIKMALDVARGMNCLHASTPTIVHRDLKSPNLLVDKNWNVKVCDFGLSRLKHNTFLSSKSTAGTPEWMAPEVLRNENSNEKCDVYSFGVILWELATLKLPWSGMNPMQVVGAVGFQNRRLEIPKELDPLVARIIWECWQTDPNLRPSFSQLTVALKPLQRLVIPSNLDDPSSHLRQEISVNSTPLNASFSQL
- the LOC137744657 gene encoding uncharacterized protein, producing MQTDLSRIALRPFRLSDTDDVLSFGGDDQVTRVLRGFKTLTTKEEALNFIKNVCIPHPWRRSICIDDLSIGFVTMFPGSGDDRHKADMGYALAARYWGLGITTKAVKIALSQVFKDYPDLVRLQSFVAVENKASQRVLEKVGFQREGVLRKYLYLKGDIKDMVVYSFLSSDLSNDLSSNELITHPSSGDESQP